The DNA region TCAAAAAATCAAGCTACACATTTTCTGTAAGTACAAATAGAAAtagttaaaactaaaaatggtATGAAATCACAgaatattattagaaaaaatataacagCTACTtcaaaaactatgaaataaaacAAGTGAAAAGTGCGCATCTACAGTTTGAATCGAACATTAGTTAATGTAGTTAAGGATAAACATGATCACaatgaagaaaaacataaacaaaagagtGAAGGCAAGATATAAGTAACATTAGTCATGTAGTATTAGAAAAATGGTAAACGGCGCTGTCAACGTATTCATTCtgcaaaatataataattaagttttggggttttatatatttaaaaagagaaagtgGGAGAAAAGAAGTCTCTATTTCGCCGTCCAAAAGATCTGAGAATCCACCGACTGATAAAAAGAAAGGCACAAGTTGGGATTAAGTAAGTTGATTAAACACATTCGTTAAGCAACGACCAAAACCCCAaaccattatttatttttataatatggtTACGAAATGCCatagagtttaaatttttttaaagacacCAAAACATGGCAGGCGTAAAAGTGACTGACGAAAAGGATGTATTGTCCTCTATATCATAATTAGCAAGAATTTGATTAATTGGTGATTACCAACTCCAATTAGATGAGCATTGTGTGGTGACAAAACAAAGTAAAGCAAAGACCAAAAGAGTATCTCTCGTTTATTCATATTTGGAAGAGGCAGGTAATGTAGATACCATTCATTTCAAGCATGATGTGGCCAAAGGGTTACCACACAACACAAGTCCCCTAAAATAACGGTGCAGAACAAAGGCAAGTCGCAGTCACAGTTAAAGCAATCAGCAGTCCAATCTCCGTTGGATTCTGCTCGAGTCTAATATATAAGGTATGGGCTTTACCATTATTTTCTGCAGTTCTCCAGGCCCAATTCAGTATCAGTTATCACATTACAACAAAGTTTATAATACAAAGGTTTAATCTTCTCGGTTAAGGGCACAGagagataaatataaaaagaccAAGTGACCAACAACACCAGAAACTGTATAAAAGTATCATTAGTTACTTTCttgttatatagtttttggcattcataatatttttgtaagtttttaaaattttattttataactctGTATGCTAGAAtagcatatatattttttttaagttcatgaTTGTTTGCTATTTCTAACAATCGCAAAGGTAATAGATACACATGCAAGACTTGGTTGCgattttacttaatttgattaattatagaCACATGCAACTTCTTATGGACGTCCATCCTTGTGCGTGGAAGTTTACCGATCGTCGATTTCACCGATATGCAAAAATTATACATGTTATAGAGggtatttatatatgtatactctacgtatttttgtgtttctttcatttttatgttCAGTAAAATATGCGTAAATTGTCTTGTTCTACCAACtaaatcattatttttattttaaagtgtTCCTTAGTTTCCAAATCAAGGTTTTTCAAAGCGGTACTTAAACCAAATTGATTGAAAATGAGAAGGGATCACATGACAGTTGGACGATCTGCGCGGATCTAACAAGAAGCAAAGTGGTGGttaatgtatcatttttaaGTTTCCAAGGACATATCTTCTGACCTGAAAGCCAGCATGTTAAAAGATATGATGTTCTTGGTGGGATTACAAGGATAAGGTGAGGATCGTTATATCTCTTGTAATCCCTTGGATTTGATTTcaatattatgatatttttgagCTTTGGCTCAGAAAACATAAGGATCTTTagttatctttaaaaaaaaaaaatgtgtccAAAGTCTAGGGACTGGTTGTATTATATACAGCAATTAGGAGCATGTGGTGGATCAGTCGTAGAAACCATAATTAAAGTCGTCCGGACGGATCAGAAACAACAATGGACCACACTTTCTTACTTGTCTCCATATGCTAACACTTATACTCGAGACTGACTATTTTGAGGTTGTCCTCCTCATATTATTTCTAGATGTAGACcacacttctctttctctctctccctcgttTACCATTTACCATATACAACAACACTTAAAACTATACTTATTGCGAAGACAGATGAATTCTCCTAAGTTTGCTTTGTAGTGAATCAGTTAGTTGATAGGCTTAATGGTTACAGTGCGCCATAATTACATGTTGAAAGTTCTCACAGGTGTATGCACTTTATTACGAAAGCATTGTCACACTATTATTATTAGTCTCAATCGATATGATATAATGTGGTGATAATATACTAGTACAAGTTAGAGCTGTAATGCTTTTTATTCTGCCAATCATTACCACCTCAATGATTTCGAATATCATCAAACGAGATTTCTTAATGACTCTCTTTCTAATTATTTACTTTGACCCTAATCATTATAATCTCTCCTCTGTTTATAACACACACTTTTCTTCTGTTTAATTACCTTGTGATTTACTCTCACTTTTAACCCAAGAAAACTATCATAtgctaacttttttttggttagtgtcaaatcccattttttatcatttagttattattactaaatgaaaaaaaattttgaaaaaaaaaagagaggaggaaGGTAATTTTTGTGACAAGTGCCAAGTGGTGTCTCTATCTGCATGGTCTTGTTATAGGAAATGAGCTGTTTAACTTTGTTTCTATTCAAAATTCCAACTTTTATCATATTTCATTGGTGTTTTAATTCTATCCGCAGTTAATCAAAAGAGGTAGATGATGACCGTATGTTATTCTGTAGTTTATGGTCCATTCTCTTCACATTTTGTACGTTTACATCCTAGAGTTATTGTGATGATTTCAAAGCACAGAGAGGTGTCTATATCATCacttcacttctctctttaattTCATACtagactttttcctttttggcattcaataaaagaaaatatataaatgattttatactAATTAGGGTTGTTATTCTCTGCTTTTCATTTGTACTTTTGGGAATATCTGTCAAATCAATTACttaaaataagaatattaataaatgttGCAATTGATgtgctttttttggttttgcaattaaaaatcatatactagtagttattattattgtataacATTCCAACACCATAAATGTTAACCTTTTCAGCTTATATTTCaccgttttattttttttaaaatttaaagacgCATCTGGTAAAACATGAATTAAATGTCAATAGGATTTCGATATTCAATGAAATTGATAAAGTAGGTAATAACATTAgataatatatacacatattatgcaaaacaaacattttaacaaaaccGAATGGTGACGACGATAATAATGTGGCCCAAAtacaatgatttttattataatttggaATAAATGTTTCCTAACATCATAAAcgaccaaaaacattttttggaCGAATCAACACTGTATTAGTCAAAAACATTACTGATAATATTCTGAAACCTTATCAAATAAAGATTGTATTGGTCAATAAAATGAACCAATACTTATGGTTTAAATAGAAATTCATAAAACTTCAAGTCCCGTATTGCATCATCATCTATGTACCGCACGGCATCTACCTATATAAATCTAAAATTAGTGGAATTTTGACAAATATGGATAGTGCGATCAAACCCacatttgcatttttgttgttgtgtgtgatGTCATCACCATACAACATATTGCAAAGgaataatataaaagaagaaaaagggtaaataagtaaaaaaaaaaaaaaaaggaaaatcggGGGGGAAAGGAAGCAGAGTCGTTTTCAGATCGTGAACAGAAGCAGAGAAGCATAAGCACAGCATCAGAAGAAGCcgtatctatctctctctctctctttctactttgaccgttcctctcttctttttattcttcttcctcatcatcatcatcatcatcaccatcatcgtcTCTACGAAGCTTTCTTCTACTTCGATTCCTACTTCTTCTATCCCATTCCAAATCAATCTCCACCGCTCTCTAGGGTTCTTCCTTCAGGTATTCCAAATCAATCTCaatctctattttttgttttttttttttggtttccctAAACCCATTTTCTTTTCtacttttaaaattgttttaactTAAAAAATCAGAACTTCTCTGCTTTTACCTCTCTGCAAAAGACAGAGAgcctttctctgtctctctggtTGTACCTTTGTACCTTTTTTCTCTCCGAATACTCTCCATTGTCTGcccttttctcttctctcttttctttcaccttttattttcttttcataatttcTCTGCCTCTTAATCTCATCTCCGACTAAAANttttttttttttttttttttttttttttatagcagCAATAATATTTCAGAAGCTGGTTTTGGCCATGGAACCAAATGGGTACAGGAAAGATAGAAGAAAGGAACAACATTTGGGGAGAAtgaatggtggtggtggtagtgaTGTTGACTCTGATCTTGATCCATGGACTGCATGGGCTTACAAGCCTCGCACCATCTCTCTTCTCCTCATTGGCGCTTGTTTTCTCATGTCAGTCATCTTTTATCTTCCCCCTCTTTTACTTGCTCTGCCTGCCCCATTTCTTGTTAttccttaatttgtgttttCAATTTTGACTTATTAGTTGGGCTAGTGGAGCTCTTGATCCTGAGAGCACTACTTCTGATGATCTTGTTACATCTGTCAAAAGgttctctctttccttctccCCACatcttgtttttcctttttttttttttttgccgtttGCATCCATCAATTCAAACTAGTctactatgtttttgtttctttttgctagGGGAGTGTGGGCTATGATCGCAGTCTTTCTTGCTTACTCTCTGCTCCAAGCCCCTTCAACGTCTGTTTACACCATCTCACCTGTTTAATTAATTcagctttctctttttataatgTAGACTGTGGTTGGTGATACTTGTGCCGTGTCTTTAATCAAGTTATTTGCTTTATGCAGGGTTCTAATCAGGCCCCATCCTGCAATCTGGCGCTTAGTCCATGGGATGGCCGTCATTTACCTTGTTGCACTTACTTTTTTGCTCTTCCAGGTCCACTTTTTTCCTCCCTAAGATCCTTCTCATACAGTAGGACAGTACCCTTGCTTGCATGCCTGTGGTTTATAGCTCTTATGAATTCTTATAGTTGAAAAATTCTTGCTTCCAGAGACGTGATGATTCCCGTCAGTTCATGAAGTTTCTCCACCCTGACCTTGGAATAGGTAAGAGTTTTAGAGAGGAAATGCTATTTATTCAAGGAGGAGCTACCCCTGCAATGATTCACCATTCTTATATTGAGTTTGCTTATGCTGCAGAACTTCCTGAGAAATCATACGGGGCTGATTGCAGAATTTATGTGCCTGATCACCCAACAAACAGGTTTAAGAATCTTTATGTAGGGTATCTTCTCAACAACTCCCCTTTATCTTAAATACAACCTTCATATCATCTAAAGGCTTATGCTTTGGTTATATGTTCTCAGGACACAATATTTGATGAGTTTTTCTTGGCTCACATCTTTGGATGGTGGGGAAAAGCAATTCTGATCCGGAATCAGCCACTTCTGTGGGTGCtatcaattggttttgagttattGGAGGTTGGTCACTGTCTTCGTTTTCTTATCTTTCAGGTTTCAGTTTGATTAAGACAAAGATATATCTTCCCCTGTATCACCAAAAATGTATGTTTATGTTCTCCAGCTTACATTTCGGCATATGTTACCAAATTTCAACGAGTGCTGGTGGGACAGTATTGTTCTTGATATCTTGATATGCAATTGGTTTGGTATGATTCTTGAACCACCTAGCCATTCTATATGTTGTGCTTTTAAGATGTTGTGGATAACAGTTTCTATTGTTTTAATGTTGGTAGGGATCTGGGCAGGAATGTATACAGTACGGTACTTTGATGGAAAGACATATGAGTGGGTTGGCATTAGCCGACAGCCTAACATTATTGGAAAAGTAGGGTTTGTTCAACCTCGAGAGTGCATACGCATGGTCGTAGCCATTGAACTAGTGATGAgaattgtgttattttttttaggtgaAAAGGACACTGGGGCAGTTCACACCAGCTCATTGGGACAAAGACGAGTGGCATCCGCTGCAGGGACCTTGGCGTTTTATTCAAGTACTCACTCTTTGCATAGTCTTCTTGACAGTGGAGCTGAACACATTCTTTCTCAAGTTTAGCCTGTGGATCCCTCCTAGAAACCCAGTGATTCTCTATAGGCTGATCTTGTGGTGGCTCATAGCGATACCAACAACACGGGAATACAATTCATATCTTCAAGACCGGTAAGGCTATATAGCAAATGTGATGTTGGTTGGTGTTAGCTGAGAAAAGAGTATTGTATAACTGGCCAGTTTTGGTTGTTCGTAGGAAACCTGTAAAAAAGGTGGGAGCATTCTGTTGGCTGTCGCTGGGGATATGCATCGTAGAACTTCTCATCTGCATCAAATTTGGAAGTGGTAGGTGGTTCCTGACACATACTCTGCTTTATTTGTTTATGGTTACAGTTACATAGTGTGGAGAGTGTAAACAAACATTGGTTGTATGTATGATGGTGACACAAACAGGATTGTACCCAACAGAAATGCCATTGTGGGTAATGACACTTTGGGGAAGCGTGGGACTTGGACTTGTGGCCTTCTTGCTGTGTTGGACATGGAAGATCCAGAAGATCCTAGCGCAAAAGAGACGCTAAGCTCCATCAGTATTGCTGCGGAAGGAAGACGAGAGAGGTGAGACAGTGAATTGCAATATGGGGGTTTCTGTAAATAGGGAGGGGGGAGAAGAACAATGTAAATGCAATTTTCTCTTAGGGGGTAGTGTGTGATAATTCAACATTTACAAACCTTCCATCAATTCTTTCATGCATCAAAGTTGCTTTCATACTTGTTCTGCGGCCCTCTCAATCTGACAAAAACATGTTGGTTTTGAAAGTTAAATCAAGTTAGTGATTAATGTGTTCTTTCATTCTGTTACCATTTGAGATTATATTGTTGTTGCTGCAAATCTTTACATGACATTAAACAACGTTATTCGGCGGTCTTTTCTTACTGCCATTAATGCTATTACTAATAATGTTGTTTGTACCTTACAGTATTTTGTATTATCATCATTCAATCAAACATATTATAGTAGTAAtacattttatagttttgaagaaaatgaaaaagagagaatcaaatGATATATGAATATGGATAATATTTTAAGATAGTGTGACATGCCGTGCCGCCTAACATCTCACATGTGTTTTGATCTTTCTTAGCTTCGCAAAATTCGTAATTTGGCAACTTAGACGACAATTTTGACTGCATCTCAatatctcatcatcatctatatatttttttttcaatattccAACTTTgcttaaaaaaccaaaaaagatgtTGTCAGAAAGCGTAGGAATATTCTGACAAGAATATGTTCTCTTAAAGGAATCTTGAATGGGCTTTGTTGGGCTTTTAatatttacaagaaaataaggcCCAAAAAGCATATTGTTGTTGCCCGTCGAAAACGCAATGAAAATGGATCTCTAGAGAAATCTGAAGACTTgactcaaaacaaaaacgaaacaaaCATCTCTCTCTGTAGGGTTCATCTGAGTCTCGATCTCCTCCATCTCTCAGTCTCATCAGGTATCGCCCAATCAATCCTATTCGAATTCACTGGATCTTCGATTtcttcataataataataatagatctGCTTTCAGTTTGATGATATCGTCCCACGAGGACCAATCTCATCTGTTGTTGTCTGACATTTCATTTT from Camelina sativa cultivar DH55 chromosome 3, Cs, whole genome shotgun sequence includes:
- the LOC104773869 gene encoding CDP-diacylglycerol--serine O-phosphatidyltransferase 1 isoform X2, which encodes MEPNGYRKDRRKEQHLGRMNGGGGSDVDSDLDPWTAWAYKPRTISLLLIGACFLIWASGALDPESTTSDDLVTSVKRGVWAMIAVFLAYSLLQAPSTVLIRPHPAIWRLVHGMAVIYLVALTFLLFQRRDDSRQFMKFLHPDLGIELPEKSYGADCRIYVPDHPTNRFKNLYDTIFDEFFLAHIFGWWGKAILIRNQPLLWVLSIGFELLELTFRHMLPNFNECWWDSIVLDILICNWFGIWAGMYTVRYFDGKTYEWVGISRQPNIIGKVKRTLGQFTPAHWDKDEWHPLQGPWRFIQVLTLCIVFLTVELNTFFLKFSLWIPPRNPVILYRLILWWLIAIPTTREYNSYLQDRKPVKKVGAFCWLSLGICIVELLICIKFGSGRIVPNRNAIVGNDTLGKRGTWTCGLLAVLDMEDPEDPSAKETLSSISIAAEGRRER
- the LOC104773869 gene encoding CDP-diacylglycerol--serine O-phosphatidyltransferase 1 isoform X1 is translated as MEPNGYRKDRRKEQHLGRMNGGGGSDVDSDLDPWTAWAYKPRTISLLLIGACFLIWASGALDPESTTSDDLVTSVKRGVWAMIAVFLAYSLLQAPSTVLIRPHPAIWRLVHGMAVIYLVALTFLLFQRRDDSRQFMKFLHPDLGIELPEKSYGADCRIYVPDHPTNRFKNLYDTIFDEFFLAHIFGWWGKAILIRNQPLLWVLSIGFELLELTFRHMLPNFNECWWDSIVLDILICNWFGIWAGMYTVRYFDGKTYEWVGISRQPNIIGKVKRTLGQFTPAHWDKDEWHPLQGPWRFIQVLTLCIVFLTVELNTFFLKFSLWIPPRNPVILYRLILWWLIAIPTTREYNSYLQDRKPVKKVGAFCWLSLGICIVELLICIKFGSGLYPTEMPLWVMTLWGSVGLGLVAFLLCWTWKIQKILAQKRR